A window from Aquabacterium sp. NJ1 encodes these proteins:
- a CDS encoding CHAT domain-containing protein gives MGTNPETSASSRPALLFRVRTSGAHERSTAYLDLALFHFDNARFERSRAWLGRAMRSLATAHAQYAAACLNGLLAYAQQHGAMGVCILRSELNAGLDKTGWTDSMRLAPPSSDWPPAERAWTMRYFARLVRYRCQDRHAYVSAIWSVQASAEAEQFTHQMLLDQLSTLQLFSKDSELEDVLPVVLEVGKLAAAARQPHIMEEMLELAQKIAPSDIVVAAKSFLIRADASSSRWSRLSLWNLLLRTSERESNELAPTLEAQEFGLPSGTCIDEVTAAITKVGELAGEWHGEILVELLLRSSYVFMLTGAADEAFGACDSAVAVCRRDGMLHLLPQALTMSALAKVSTLDLVTAEAYVSQVVTSIHRIGSHSVALACCLILVRWGRYSLIRRSSYPEASASFALAHKVATQFGLKILAAQALMDMASVDDSIGYRHLSASRVRLATSTFLRAHWQSEQPDDAVFNRVTFALNESALAYTLELNPDGVDLVCADMRRLLKRPAPKLPRSSEHAEARRARAAWLRHARYRLQIFGMMGLLAKALLKAREGDRNGVHAIYKLAAPRVARLPEDDRHFFMAQFARERNDIDTAFEATQAWAKLNLSRGILAEIRSFLESSGGELPQAELRVQAAQVLFQNMQGLNTVRKFQAAEDVLKKIEGLMGKEWFDTLPKLRLQGRLETAKLKLGLRRPKEALEVAQAFIQLYEEIEAQVSDDARMLAVTGEHGLSDAYVIAAAAFIELGRVNEAWQVGECGRGRALKHLLAQSERPEASETASKEGRHVPDVQAAIDASRTYRLSQEPARHSDNADGIFSGSHVNVGTSWAAQSGLREAAVARQQRFLEEAEIASTARRCPHNTTILAFSLVEDIFLSWSVDSTGLRSSHRMSLESREVAQLVAGYLRACTELRGTESFGTRLSKLLLEPHAASLPVGRDVVIAPYGDLFRLPIHALPFDDGKPFGMSRAVSYVPAASIVGRPYRQSRKHSAPVVVGRPDSPGDAIHRELVEVGSTLGCEPVISSGLQKAELLELVSLGSPIHIAAHGHFDPEQPWLSTLNLVGADDLVSAGELAQLKLHAELVTLGACSTGAADRMRNDVTGFARAFLAAGVGTCVLSLWEVDSSATHMLMATFYQGIAQGKSPALALQTAQAALVDMGDAGGIRGRVRALTDGTHDDVNPSLDWSHPYFWAGFVAIGPRASS, from the coding sequence ATGGGAACTAATCCTGAGACCAGCGCATCCAGTCGACCAGCCCTGCTCTTCCGGGTTCGGACAAGTGGTGCGCACGAGCGTTCAACCGCCTATTTAGACTTGGCACTTTTCCACTTCGACAACGCTCGTTTTGAGCGCTCTAGAGCGTGGCTAGGCCGCGCTATGCGCAGCCTAGCCACCGCTCACGCGCAATATGCAGCTGCGTGCCTCAATGGGTTGCTTGCATACGCCCAGCAACACGGTGCAATGGGAGTTTGTATTCTCAGAAGTGAACTTAACGCTGGGTTGGATAAAACCGGCTGGACAGACTCGATGCGCTTGGCGCCTCCCTCGTCAGATTGGCCGCCCGCCGAGCGCGCATGGACCATGCGGTACTTTGCCAGGCTTGTCAGATATCGTTGCCAGGATAGGCACGCGTATGTCTCTGCCATTTGGTCAGTTCAGGCGTCCGCCGAAGCTGAACAATTTACTCACCAAATGCTACTTGACCAACTCTCGACGCTCCAGCTCTTTTCCAAAGACAGCGAGCTTGAAGATGTCTTGCCGGTGGTACTTGAGGTAGGAAAGTTGGCTGCAGCGGCAAGGCAACCGCACATCATGGAAGAGATGCTTGAGCTTGCGCAGAAGATTGCTCCGTCAGACATCGTTGTAGCTGCAAAGTCGTTCCTGATACGAGCAGATGCAAGTTCTTCCCGGTGGTCTCGCCTAAGCCTTTGGAATTTGCTCTTGCGAACCTCCGAGCGGGAATCCAATGAGCTTGCACCAACTCTGGAAGCCCAAGAGTTCGGTCTTCCGTCTGGCACATGCATTGACGAAGTTACTGCCGCTATTACAAAGGTAGGCGAATTAGCTGGCGAGTGGCACGGAGAGATTTTGGTCGAGTTGTTACTCAGGAGTTCTTACGTATTCATGCTCACGGGAGCTGCTGACGAGGCTTTCGGAGCTTGCGACTCAGCGGTCGCAGTTTGCCGTAGAGATGGAATGCTTCACCTGTTGCCCCAAGCTCTGACGATGTCCGCCCTTGCCAAGGTCTCGACCCTCGACCTTGTTACTGCCGAGGCCTATGTTTCTCAAGTCGTCACGTCAATCCATCGCATTGGCAGCCACAGCGTCGCCTTGGCATGCTGCCTCATCCTAGTGCGGTGGGGTCGATACTCACTCATTCGCCGTTCTAGCTACCCAGAGGCAAGCGCCTCATTTGCGCTTGCCCACAAGGTGGCTACCCAGTTTGGCCTGAAAATTTTGGCCGCCCAGGCCCTTATGGACATGGCATCGGTGGATGACTCTATTGGATACCGCCATCTCAGTGCCTCTCGCGTACGCTTGGCAACTAGTACCTTCTTGAGGGCGCACTGGCAATCTGAGCAGCCAGACGACGCCGTTTTTAACCGAGTGACTTTTGCTCTGAACGAAAGTGCGCTGGCTTACACCCTTGAATTGAACCCAGACGGTGTTGACCTCGTATGCGCGGACATGCGGCGCTTGCTCAAGAGACCCGCGCCGAAGCTGCCAAGGTCGAGCGAACACGCAGAGGCCAGAAGGGCCCGAGCGGCCTGGCTGCGTCATGCCAGGTACCGGTTGCAAATATTCGGGATGATGGGCCTTCTAGCTAAGGCACTGCTGAAGGCTCGCGAGGGTGACAGGAATGGTGTTCATGCAATCTATAAGTTAGCTGCGCCTCGCGTCGCTCGGCTGCCGGAAGATGACCGCCACTTCTTCATGGCCCAGTTTGCTCGTGAGCGCAACGATATTGACACTGCATTCGAAGCCACTCAGGCGTGGGCGAAGCTCAATCTTTCCAGGGGGATACTGGCTGAAATCCGCAGCTTCTTGGAGTCCTCAGGAGGGGAACTCCCTCAAGCAGAACTGCGCGTCCAAGCCGCTCAGGTTCTCTTTCAGAACATGCAAGGGCTCAATACTGTTCGAAAATTTCAGGCCGCCGAAGACGTTCTGAAAAAAATCGAAGGTCTGATGGGAAAGGAGTGGTTTGATACCTTGCCGAAACTTCGACTGCAAGGGCGCCTAGAGACAGCCAAGTTGAAGCTAGGGTTGCGTCGCCCAAAGGAAGCGCTTGAAGTTGCGCAAGCATTCATTCAGCTCTATGAAGAAATCGAAGCGCAGGTCTCCGACGATGCTCGAATGCTGGCGGTCACAGGCGAACACGGGCTTTCCGACGCTTACGTGATAGCGGCAGCAGCTTTCATTGAGCTTGGACGCGTTAACGAAGCCTGGCAAGTCGGAGAGTGTGGTCGCGGCCGCGCACTCAAGCATCTTCTCGCCCAGTCTGAAAGACCTGAGGCTTCAGAAACCGCAAGCAAAGAGGGGCGCCATGTCCCGGACGTGCAGGCAGCCATAGATGCTTCTCGCACATACCGTCTATCCCAGGAACCTGCAAGGCACTCTGATAATGCCGACGGCATTTTTAGCGGCAGCCATGTCAACGTCGGTACTTCGTGGGCCGCCCAATCTGGTTTGCGAGAAGCCGCCGTTGCCCGACAGCAGCGATTTTTAGAGGAAGCAGAAATCGCGTCGACTGCGCGCCGGTGTCCACATAACACAACCATCCTCGCGTTCTCGCTCGTGGAAGACATCTTCTTGTCTTGGTCTGTGGATTCAACCGGTCTGAGATCGTCCCATCGTATGTCGCTTGAGAGCCGAGAGGTTGCTCAGCTCGTGGCAGGGTACCTCCGAGCATGCACAGAATTGCGGGGTACGGAAAGCTTCGGCACTCGGCTTAGCAAGCTCTTGTTAGAGCCTCATGCGGCCTCACTACCGGTTGGCCGGGATGTCGTCATTGCCCCGTACGGAGACCTCTTCCGACTACCGATTCACGCTTTGCCATTTGACGATGGCAAGCCATTTGGTATGTCTAGGGCGGTCAGCTACGTACCTGCCGCCTCTATTGTCGGGCGCCCGTATCGCCAAAGCAGAAAGCACTCTGCGCCTGTTGTGGTGGGGCGCCCGGACTCTCCAGGAGATGCAATCCATCGCGAGCTTGTAGAGGTTGGCTCAACTCTCGGCTGCGAACCAGTGATTTCGTCCGGACTGCAGAAGGCTGAGCTTTTAGAGCTCGTCAGCCTTGGGTCACCGATACACATTGCTGCTCATGGCCACTTTGACCCTGAACAGCCATGGCTCTCAACTTTGAACTTGGTAGGGGCAGACGACCTGGTAAGCGCCGGGGAGTTGGCTCAGTTGAAGCTGCATGCTGAGCTGGTGACGCTGGGCGCTTGCTCGACCGGCGCGGCGGACCGAATGCGCAATGATGTAACTGGATTCGCCCGGGCATTCCTTGCCGCCGGTGTAGGCACGTGTGTATTGAGCCTATGGGAAGTCGATAGCAGTGCCACTCACATGCTCATGGCAACTTTCTATCAGGGCATAGCGCAAGGCAAGTCCCCTGCGCTGGCTCTTCAAACGGCCCAAGCAGCCTTGGTCGACATGGGCGATGCTGGGGGCATTCGCGGCCGCGTCCGTGCACTGACTGATGGCACCCATGACGATGTCAATCCAAGCTTGGACTGGTCACACCCCTACTTCTGGGCGGGCTTTGTTGCGATCGGCCCGCGAGCCTCAAGCTAA
- a CDS encoding fatty acid desaturase, whose amino-acid sequence MALIEVNPPAIATLLTAFALMAHIKTKGSSVLIHHASHGKIYGIPWLDNLLGDLIGIVSLSIPLKRYREIHQKHHAFWKLAQLFHDEEATELYEEGFRPGRSVIALRMLALLIPLNPWWHVRTSWRRLQANFFSGPPIRMLGAWAFWGGLASIAGALTLMPGFLGAVLLLLVGGNIGAYGELVTRHYWNVNPQAGGRERVVALCQWRHASPIVPEKWTFISTSLFILSVFSKTLIRLCWWAGDLPHHPQHHLGQDSSKRAAWQYWADTALAYSEPLRQDETLHSRMRGSWLEAVDAWLVELSKQPALDVASAQRQPR is encoded by the coding sequence ATGGCCCTCATCGAAGTTAATCCGCCGGCAATCGCGACTCTCTTGACTGCCTTCGCGCTCATGGCCCACATTAAAACCAAGGGCAGCAGCGTTTTGATTCACCACGCATCCCACGGCAAAATCTATGGGATTCCGTGGCTCGACAATCTGCTGGGTGACCTGATAGGAATCGTTTCCCTGTCCATTCCACTCAAGCGATATCGGGAGATCCACCAAAAACACCACGCATTCTGGAAACTGGCTCAACTGTTTCATGATGAAGAGGCGACCGAGCTGTACGAGGAGGGGTTTCGGCCTGGGCGGAGTGTCATCGCCTTGCGGATGCTGGCCCTCCTAATCCCGCTGAATCCCTGGTGGCATGTTCGAACATCTTGGAGGCGGCTTCAGGCGAACTTCTTCTCAGGTCCACCGATACGCATGCTTGGGGCTTGGGCGTTCTGGGGTGGCTTGGCATCGATTGCAGGTGCTCTCACCCTGATGCCTGGCTTCCTTGGCGCGGTGCTCCTGCTTCTCGTCGGCGGCAACATTGGAGCATATGGCGAACTGGTGACCCGTCACTATTGGAACGTCAATCCTCAAGCTGGGGGGCGTGAGCGAGTTGTCGCGCTCTGCCAGTGGAGGCATGCATCACCCATCGTTCCTGAAAAGTGGACCTTCATTTCGACAAGCCTGTTCATCTTGAGCGTGTTTTCCAAAACACTGATCCGTCTGTGCTGGTGGGCAGGAGACCTGCCGCATCATCCGCAACACCATCTGGGGCAAGACTCTTCTAAGCGGGCAGCATGGCAGTACTGGGCAGACACAGCTCTGGCCTATAGCGAGCCGCTACGTCAGGACGAGACTCTGCACAGCCGTATGCGTGGCTCATGGTTGGAGGCGGTCGATGCTTGGCTCGTGGAGCTGTCAAAGCAGCCGGCGTTAGATGTGGCTTCGGCTCAGCGTCAGCCAAGATAA
- a CDS encoding 4-oxalocrotonate tautomerase, whose protein sequence is MASLSRPCIAEHWLHAGMSPCMKPEKPMPILRLEMHPGRTSDQKREFVQEVTRIAVEILRCPPESVDVLIQEVPKHAWAKAGKLLADD, encoded by the coding sequence ATGGCATCTTTATCGCGGCCATGCATTGCGGAACACTGGCTCCACGCGGGCATGTCGCCCTGCATGAAACCGGAGAAACCTATGCCCATCCTGCGATTGGAAATGCACCCAGGCCGTACGTCAGACCAGAAGCGTGAGTTCGTACAGGAGGTCACGCGCATCGCTGTTGAGATCCTTCGATGCCCGCCAGAAAGCGTTGATGTCCTTATCCAGGAGGTACCGAAGCATGCATGGGCCAAGGCGGGCAAGCTGTTAGCCGATGATTGA
- a CDS encoding LysR family transcriptional regulator produces the protein MDKLASMEAFIRVVECGSFAGAAEISGVSATMVAKQIRSIEERLGARLLHRTTRRHQLTEIGRLYLERCRAALASVELAESTALELQNSPRGRLRIVAPVGYGGRTLAPKLAGWLGMHPNVSVDLTLDDRPEEQVIKGHELAIVIGDLRESTLVARPLRPYRRILAAAPSYLSAHGAPQHPSDLAHHACLGIGYWRHHDRWHLHGPGNQTCVVNVCGRFSANQGSALVRAAAHGAGIVLQPQDALEEEIAAGRLTPVLPAWSFMPTPVNLVYAQDRRPTAKLRSAIDFLIRQLGESHV, from the coding sequence GTGGACAAGCTCGCATCCATGGAGGCTTTCATTCGCGTGGTTGAATGCGGCAGCTTTGCAGGGGCGGCCGAAATAAGCGGCGTATCGGCAACCATGGTTGCCAAACAGATCCGATCCATTGAAGAGCGGCTCGGCGCCCGCCTGTTGCACCGTACGACTCGCCGACATCAGTTGACTGAAATCGGACGTCTCTACCTTGAGCGGTGTCGTGCTGCGTTGGCCAGTGTCGAGTTGGCGGAATCCACTGCACTTGAATTGCAGAATTCCCCAAGAGGCCGGCTACGCATCGTTGCACCCGTTGGATACGGTGGGCGCACCCTCGCGCCGAAACTTGCTGGCTGGCTTGGCATGCACCCCAATGTCAGCGTTGATCTGACATTGGATGATCGACCAGAAGAGCAAGTCATCAAAGGGCACGAACTGGCGATTGTCATTGGTGACCTGCGCGAATCCACGCTGGTCGCTCGCCCCTTGCGCCCGTATCGTCGCATATTGGCTGCGGCGCCATCCTATCTGTCGGCACATGGCGCGCCTCAGCATCCAAGCGACCTTGCGCATCACGCATGTTTGGGCATTGGCTATTGGCGGCATCATGACCGATGGCATTTGCACGGACCTGGTAATCAGACCTGTGTCGTCAACGTGTGCGGTCGCTTTAGCGCCAACCAGGGTAGTGCGTTGGTGAGGGCCGCCGCGCATGGTGCGGGCATCGTGCTCCAACCGCAAGACGCGCTCGAAGAAGAGATCGCTGCGGGTCGCCTGACTCCGGTGCTTCCTGCTTGGTCGTTCATGCCGACACCAGTTAACCTTGTTTACGCCCAGGATCGGCGCCCAACCGCGAAGCTACGCAGTGCGATTGATTTCCTGATCAGGCAATTGGGCGAATCGCACGTTTGA
- a CDS encoding PepSY domain-containing protein, which translates to MKCLSSLRHGLLVLSLGLAVLPTWASDDCDAPVSRWQSREALARWASAQGWQIKRLKIDDGCYEVLGTDAQGRRFKAKIDPETLKVLKMKQADHQRARERDRDRDRDGAGAANHHRPPQPDGAAVPATSPASGAAPRGLVE; encoded by the coding sequence ATGAAATGCCTAAGCTCATTACGTCATGGCTTGTTGGTTCTATCGCTGGGTCTGGCCGTCCTGCCCACGTGGGCCAGCGATGATTGCGATGCGCCGGTGAGTCGCTGGCAGTCCCGCGAAGCTTTGGCGCGGTGGGCATCCGCACAGGGCTGGCAGATCAAGCGGCTGAAGATTGATGACGGCTGCTATGAAGTTCTCGGCACGGATGCTCAAGGCCGCAGGTTCAAAGCCAAGATCGATCCGGAAACCTTGAAGGTGTTGAAGATGAAGCAAGCCGACCACCAACGTGCCCGGGAACGCGACCGCGACCGCGACCGCGATGGCGCGGGTGCTGCGAATCACCACCGACCGCCGCAGCCGGATGGCGCCGCCGTGCCAGCGACTTCGCCTGCATCAGGAGCCGCGCCGCGCGGCCTGGTTGAGTAA
- a CDS encoding DUF2271 domain-containing protein: MFKPLMTLLATACALALPAVAQSRPLTLTAQLKNYGGDGAYLAAYLTDAKGAYVRTLWVAGGKAKYYRHLSDWNRLSGGDSKRLNGVTGASVGAGRTLKVTADLADALIDAGYEIRLDAAAEDMRDSPSEVRIPLSTANAGKPQAGKQYIQSVMFQLK; encoded by the coding sequence ATGTTCAAACCTCTTATGACCCTTTTGGCCACCGCCTGCGCGCTGGCCCTTCCCGCCGTGGCGCAAAGCCGTCCGCTCACGCTGACCGCCCAGCTCAAGAACTACGGCGGCGATGGTGCCTACCTGGCGGCGTACCTGACCGATGCCAAAGGTGCCTATGTACGCACGCTGTGGGTGGCCGGCGGCAAGGCCAAGTACTACCGGCACCTGTCTGACTGGAACCGCCTTTCTGGCGGGGACAGCAAACGCCTGAACGGCGTGACCGGCGCCAGTGTGGGGGCGGGACGCACGCTCAAGGTCACCGCTGATCTTGCGGATGCGCTGATTGACGCGGGCTACGAAATTCGCCTCGACGCTGCCGCAGAAGACATGCGAGACAGCCCATCGGAAGTCCGCATCCCGCTGTCCACCGCCAACGCCGGCAAGCCGCAGGCCGGCAAGCAGTACATCCAGTCCGTGATGTTCCAACTCAAATGA
- a CDS encoding PepSY domain-containing protein: MSWKAVHRWLGLTLGTLTVVLGITGAVLALDPVLQAWKAPSAPGGLSVATLVERVTGNVPGAEEIRRLPSGAIVVFSFAGDQPQASYIDPADGRVLGAYQPSALPRWVKNLHRSLLLGDVGRWGAAGIALTMGTLCVSALVLLLRRMGGWRRLAARVRGSLAQRIHVVTGRVVLVVLCLTSLTALTMSASTLGLVTLDSTEPEVLSVASGRPALLGAQLASLKNFAVKDLRKLTFPGTADPEDTWKVATDQGQGWIDQYSGQMLAWQDATVAQRVYDWAVVLHTGEAAWLWAVVLGLAGASVLVFWLSGMVIWWQARGQTPKIMGNTPLAQADVLIFVASEGGSTWGFAQTLHDALSQGGHRVHASALENFRTTAATRQVFVLAATYGEGQAPAHASQALAHIAKLDASAVPVTVLGFGDRQFPAFCAFAVALDQTLRARGWPALLPLECIHQQSGQQFARWGVALAQALGEPVVLEHVPRVPPTAALTLMARQDYPDAYGGATAILRFAWPVQGLGDRLRGHGLARFAAGDLAGIVPPGSAVPRYYSLASGWEDGFLEICVRQMPGGLCSTHLLGLRVGDSITAFIRSNPGFALPRTRRPVLLIGAGTGIAPLAGFIRRNDRRSPMHLYFGGRDPARDFYFAADLQRWLGEGRLATIQTVFSRVPNGGGYVQDALRRDAERVRGLLAQGAIVRVCGSRVMAQGVAEALDVMLAPLQLSVAALKAQERYAEDVF; this comes from the coding sequence ATGAGCTGGAAAGCAGTTCACCGCTGGCTGGGACTGACCCTGGGGACCCTGACCGTGGTGCTGGGCATCACCGGCGCCGTTCTGGCGCTCGACCCGGTGCTGCAGGCCTGGAAGGCACCGTCCGCGCCGGGCGGTTTGTCCGTGGCCACCCTGGTGGAGCGCGTGACGGGCAACGTCCCGGGCGCGGAAGAAATTCGCCGCCTGCCTTCGGGCGCCATCGTGGTGTTCAGCTTTGCGGGCGACCAGCCGCAGGCGTCTTACATAGACCCCGCCGATGGCCGGGTGCTGGGTGCGTACCAACCGTCGGCTCTACCGCGCTGGGTGAAGAACCTGCACCGCTCGCTGCTGTTGGGCGACGTCGGGCGCTGGGGCGCGGCAGGCATTGCGCTGACCATGGGCACGCTGTGCGTCTCTGCCCTGGTGCTTTTGCTGCGGCGCATGGGCGGCTGGCGGCGGCTGGCGGCACGGGTGCGTGGCTCGCTGGCGCAGCGCATCCATGTGGTCACAGGCCGAGTGGTGCTCGTCGTCCTGTGCCTGACGTCGCTTACCGCGCTGACCATGAGTGCGTCGACCCTGGGCCTCGTGACACTAGACAGCACCGAGCCTGAGGTGCTCTCTGTGGCCTCCGGCAGGCCTGCCCTGCTCGGCGCACAGCTGGCCTCGTTGAAGAACTTTGCAGTGAAGGATCTGCGAAAGTTGACTTTCCCCGGCACCGCTGACCCAGAGGACACCTGGAAGGTCGCGACGGACCAGGGGCAAGGGTGGATTGATCAGTACTCGGGCCAGATGCTGGCGTGGCAAGACGCCACCGTTGCGCAGCGCGTTTACGACTGGGCCGTGGTGCTGCACACCGGTGAGGCCGCCTGGCTCTGGGCTGTGGTGCTCGGGCTTGCGGGCGCCAGCGTGCTGGTGTTCTGGCTGTCGGGCATGGTCATTTGGTGGCAAGCACGCGGCCAGACGCCAAAGATCATGGGCAACACGCCGCTCGCACAGGCCGACGTGCTCATCTTTGTGGCCAGCGAAGGGGGCAGTACCTGGGGCTTTGCCCAAACGCTGCATGACGCACTGAGCCAAGGCGGCCACCGCGTTCACGCCAGCGCACTGGAGAACTTCAGAACCACGGCCGCCACGCGGCAGGTGTTTGTGCTTGCCGCAACCTACGGCGAAGGCCAGGCCCCGGCACACGCCAGTCAGGCCTTGGCGCACATCGCCAAGCTGGATGCCAGCGCGGTGCCGGTGACGGTGTTGGGCTTTGGTGACCGGCAGTTCCCGGCCTTCTGCGCCTTTGCTGTGGCGCTCGACCAGACGCTGCGCGCGAGGGGCTGGCCCGCGCTGCTGCCGCTGGAGTGCATCCACCAACAATCGGGCCAGCAGTTTGCGCGCTGGGGCGTTGCCCTGGCACAGGCCTTGGGTGAGCCTGTGGTGCTGGAGCATGTGCCGCGTGTGCCGCCCACGGCAGCGCTCACGCTCATGGCGCGCCAGGACTATCCCGATGCCTACGGGGGGGCCACGGCGATCCTGCGCTTTGCCTGGCCCGTGCAGGGTCTGGGAGACCGCCTGCGCGGGCACGGTTTGGCGCGGTTTGCGGCAGGCGACCTCGCGGGCATCGTGCCGCCGGGCTCCGCGGTGCCGCGCTACTACTCGCTGGCATCTGGCTGGGAAGATGGGTTTCTGGAAATCTGTGTGCGTCAAATGCCCGGCGGCTTGTGCTCAACGCATTTGTTGGGCCTCAGGGTGGGCGACAGCATCACCGCCTTTATCAGGTCCAACCCTGGCTTTGCGCTGCCGCGAACACGGCGGCCTGTTCTGCTCATCGGGGCGGGCACGGGCATTGCGCCACTAGCCGGCTTCATCCGCCGCAACGACAGGCGCAGCCCGATGCACCTGTACTTTGGCGGGCGCGACCCGGCGCGGGACTTTTACTTTGCTGCCGATCTCCAACGCTGGCTCGGCGAAGGGCGTCTGGCGACGATCCAGACGGTGTTCTCCCGCGTGCCCAACGGCGGCGGCTATGTCCAGGATGCCCTGCGTCGAGACGCCGAGCGCGTGCGCGGCCTGCTGGCGCAGGGCGCCATCGTGCGCGTCTGCGGAAGCCGCGTCATGGCACAGGGCGTGGCCGAGGCGCTGGACGTCATGCTGGCGCCGCTGCAGCTGAGCGTAGCGGCGCTCAAAGCCCAGGAACGTTATGCCGAAGATGTCTTCTGA